The following proteins come from a genomic window of Diceros bicornis minor isolate mBicDic1 chromosome 4, mDicBic1.mat.cur, whole genome shotgun sequence:
- the OLFML3 gene encoding olfactomedin-like protein 3: MGPCTPLLILFLLSWSGPLQGQQHHLVEYMERRLAALEERLAQCQDQSSRHAAELRDFKNKMLPLLEVAEKEREALRTEADTISGRVDRLEREVDYLETQNPALPCVEVEEKVSGGPGTKGKGRRNEKYDMVTDCGYTISQVRSMKILKRFGGPAGLWTKDPMGPTEKIYVLDGTQNDTAFVFPRLRDFTLAMAARKASRVRVPFPWVGTGQLVYGGFLYYARRPPGGPGGGSELENTLQLIKFHLANRTVVDSSVFPAEGLIPPYGLTADTYIDLAADEEGLWAVYATREDDRHLCLAKLDPQTLDTEQQWDTPCPRENAEAAFVICGTLYVVYNTRPASRARIQCSFDASGTLTPEKAALPYFPRRYGAHASLRYNPRERQLYAWDDGYQIVYKLDMRKKEEEV, translated from the exons ATGGGGCCCTGCACTCCTCTTCTCATCTTGTTCCTTTTGTCGTGGTCGGGACCCCTTCAAGGACAGCAGCACCACCTTGTGGAATACATGGAACGCCGACTAGCTGCCTTAGAG GAAAGGCTGGCCCAGTGCCAGGACCAGAGCAGTCGGCACGCTGCTGAGCTCCGGGACTTCAAGAACAAGATGCTGCCGCTGCTGGAGGTGGCTGAGAAGGAGCGGGAGGCACTCAGAACTGAGGCTGACACCATCTCGGGGAGAGTGGACCGTCTGGAGCGGGAGGTGGACTATCTGGAGACCCAGAACCCAGCTCTACCCTGTGTAGAGGTTGAGGAGAAGGTGAGCGGAGGCCCTGGGACCAAAGGCAAGGGCAGAAGAAATGAGAAGTATGATATGGTGACAG ACTGTGGCTACACAATCTCTCAGGTGAGATCAATGAAGATCCTGAAGCGGTTTGGTGGCCCAGCTGGTCTATGGACCAAGGATCCAATGGGGCCAACAGAGAAGATCTACGTGTTAGATGGGACACAGAATGACACAGCCTTTGTCTTCCCAAGGCTGCGTGACTTCACCCTTGCCATGGCTGCCCGGAAAGCTTCCCGAGTCCGGGTGCCTTTCCCCTGGGTGGGCACGGGGCAGCTGGTATATGGTGGCTTTCTTTATTATGCCCGGAGGCCTCCTGGAGGACCTGGAGGGGGTAGTGAGTTGGAGAACACCTTGCAGCTCATCAAATTCCACCTGGCAAACCGAACGGTGGTGGACAGTTCAGTATTCCCAGCAGAGGGTTTGATCCCCCCGTACGGGCTGACAGCAGACACGTACATTGACCTGGCAGCTGATGAGGAGGGTCTTTGGGCTGTCTATGCCACCCGGGAGGATGACAGGCACTTGTGTCTGGCCAAGTTAGACCCTCAGACACTGGACACAGAGCAACAGTGGGACACACCATGTCCCAGAGAGAATGCTGAGGCTGCCTTTGTCATCTGTGGGACCCTATACGTTGTCTATAACACCCGCCCTGCCAGTCGGGCCCGCATCCAGTGCTCCTTTGATGCCAGTGGCACCCTGACCCCTGAAAAGGCAGCACTCCCTTATTTCCCCCGCCGATATGGTGCCCATGCCAGCCTCCGCTATAACCCCCGAGAGCGCCAGCTCTATGCCTGGGATGATGGCTACCAGATTGTCTATAAGCTGGacatgaggaagaaagaggaagaagtttAA